The Anabrus simplex isolate iqAnaSimp1 chromosome 6, ASM4041472v1, whole genome shotgun sequence genome includes the window TTGTCAatgttgaccttgatacgccatttggttagtcagggctcgagggttcgcagtgctacttgtagtctctttcgggtgcatgctagctgagggtgctgtactgtgatagcagtgtcatccgcgtagaggtgcgtggtagtgagttccgctgtcggcatgccattcgtaaataggatgaacagaattgggcctattagtgacccctgggctacgcccgccctgatcggtcgcgtgcttgacagtgtgttgtgaacatctacttggaactctcggccttccaggtatgacttaattaatcttatgtaccctgggtggaattcgaggtctattaatttcgctaaaagtccttcgtgccagactttatcgaataccttctggatatcaaggaataccgtgcctgtgtccctccgcttgtttagtccgatggtcgcttgttctatgacccgggtaagcagttgcggggcggagtggccgttcctaaaaccgaattgttcatttcgaatgatgcctttttccttaatatgtgctattagccttttcagcagtattttctcgaatactttgctgagggcgtccaggagtctgatgggcctgtaattattagggttagaatTGTCCTTGCCTTGTTTtccgaatacaaggattctcgcctttttccactgttccgggtaATACTGCAATtgtaacattgcattgtatattttagtgagtagtgcgagggctttcggagttagctttttgagtgttatgttctgaatctcatctgggccgtgtgccttcttcgggttaaggtgatctattatccattTAATTTCGTgaatattagtcttcttaacctcgggcttaggtgagtttgctaggaattccgctaccttggcctctgtttgtctaATTAAGGCGGTATCTGACGGTTCATCATTGGGCGTAAAGGCCGCTTCCAGTGAGtcagctatcacctcggctttgtctcggttttcgtatactggtccgttaggtcccttaattgttgagATCACGTGTGGTTCttgcgtgaaatatctcgctaagttccacaccggtctgatATTTGTGTCGAACGTattcagtttgttattccagatccgcgacctgtattccattagttcggtttcgatttcagttctgagttcgtttttacgtatcctgtcttcatcgcggtggtatcgggcccagttgcgcttgtgttggTTGCGTCTGcatattagatctttaatgtgggccggtatttcgatgttagtgtgttgtttaggtttgtgtaccgggatgctcgctgtTGTGGCTGCCTGAATTGCATTTATGGGTGTTTTtaaggattcatccgtttgggctgggtttactatttgtatgtcctcggtcccttgtaggagtgaatcgagttttctttcgaatttaccccatttggctgctttatagttgagtcggcgcttagGGTTATTCTCGtattcctctgggttcgcttccagtgtaaatatcactggttgatgcctcgaccccaggtcgtttatgacttttatgctgtgtctttgaggaatatgtcgcagtagggctatgtctagtatgtcatcgacctgttcgtttggctctaggaacgtgggttcactgggggctgttaccacatagtcctgggatagcatgtggttgtacagctttgtgccttctgagttagctctgaggcagccccagctggcgtgtttcgaatttaggtctcctcctagaATCATCTTTCGATTTAACCTTAGTACCGTTTCAATGTCTTGAGTGTTAAGGCTTTTAGGTCTGGCGTATGCCGGACATtgatgagtgttcctcgcactggcatggcaattccgcatgcctccagctcgaccagttctggtaagtctagttccatatgtttaatgtccttccttaccagaactgccacccctccgactctattagccttgtcgcttctgtgtaatttgtagccttttatggtgaacttcttccccggtgggaggaaggtttctgttaggagagctacgtgtatggtattcgcggctaggaaggcttcgagttcgtattttcttgacctgacgccctggcagttccatgtTAGAATTCGAAGCTcttgtgtgttattattattattattattattattattattattattattattattattattattattattattattattattattattattatcctcgttgggttgttcagccatccaggGTTAGGAACTCAGAGATCGCGTTCGCCAGGTACCCTAGCCATGGGATTGATAGGGTCGTAGCCAGTAGTTTGGCTATCATAACTCCATTGGTTATGATTTCGgttaggttcaggttcggaaagaggTTTTTCAGAATTTCGTCTATCTTTCCCCTGAACAcccttcctgccatgttccctTGTGGCTGTTGCACCTGTGTTAGAGTTTCAGGTGTGGGTGGTGGAATGGTAGTGGTTGGTGTGGTGTTggggcgggcgttgggggcggtggTGCTGATGCCTGTTTACTagcggcaggttctctgcgggggtgGAGCTAGCCTGGGGCAGGCCTTGTGGCAGCTCGGGATGTGCTTGCGTGGGCTTGACCTGCCTTTGGTTCCTTgcatggggctgggccttctttttATTATGGTTGGAGGTTTTGctttggacggtggtgggggctgtttgggctgagggcccggggttgtgtttacTCTCCGTCTGTGTAGGTTTAAAATTCAAGAGAACTCCGCCTGAAGGGCGCTGATTGCCCGAAGGGCCTTGTTTTTGGCCCTTTGTGTCTGAAGGGCCTGCAAGatctgaagggtcctttttgcctgaggggcctgttTTCTGCTTGCGTGAAGCGCTTATGCCTGAAGGGCCAGGTTGAGCTTTAGGGtcgccacgcttgtcaccctttagccctttgccttgatgggcggcttcgaagtccctgcggctgggacagtcCTTGAAATTAGCCGCGTCTTccgccccccctcccccccgcagttagcgcacttagagtacgcggagTTGCTACCGTGGGGGCAGTCGcaggacaagtgggaggcggcgcatctgcggcatctgggttccagtcggcacgccgcccctggatggccatgcctctgacacactctaGCCATGAGGcactcggactgtggcagcagaacCCTATGTAGGTCCCCAGACTTCCGTGGTGCGGCAGGAGCCTGGACTTGTCAGggaaaggaagagtgcaggcgagTGTAAGCGCTGAAGGGTGGAGCCttcagcaacatcgccaaccactttacattGTACCCAGGCTTTTCCCCCCCACAAAAAGCCAAAGCCCATggttcaacagccccgaagggccgtggcctaccaagcgaccgctgctcagcccaaaggcttacagattacgaggtatcgtgcggttagcacgacggatcctctcggccgttattcttagctttctagtaCCGTCAGATAGTCTTCAATTGCAATcttataggctgagtggacctcgaaccagccctcagatgcagctaaaattccctgtcctggctgggaatggaccccggggcctctgggtaagaggcaggtacgctacccctacaccgccgaGCCGGGTCCCCCCCCCCCACGTcgtatattaattgttgttagggattaattccaaaacattttacaaaacaacgaattccattatactatttaaacaattcagttctataaagaagctaaaatattcaacatgtaaccataacgtgacggcaTTATTTGTGGGGTGCTAAAATTGTTAAATGCATTGCCATGCTTTGATATTTGACCAAGGAGAGAGAGATTCGGGAGTGAACTATTTATTTGTTTTCGTGAATTTTGTTTGCATTAGCTGTTTGCCTGTTACTGTGTGGGCCATACCACTATGGTTTTGTACAATGTAGTTTGAAACACCTAAACATGACCAAATTCTTATTTGAGCAGTATACTGTTGTTGCAAATTGGGAAAATGGGCATAGTAGGACGTGGGGAGTGGAAGTGGCGTGGTGAAGGAGCCGTGTAGCTTGGAGGACTCCTTACGTCAGAGTGCATGTCAAGAGGATCAGTGTACCTCGGTATGAGGTCATCGGGTGACGTAAGGGcaccgccatcttgaggtactgaaTTCATCAGCTCGGGATTTCTGCGTGGTGTTGTTTTATTCGTCACACTTGTTTATAAAAGTTTACAGTGTAAAAACCAAACAGTGAATAATTTGAGAACATTGTGGTTCGAAAAAGTATGAAAAATTACTTTCTTCCGTAAAAAGTCGACCGCCAGCGTCTCAAAGTTACGGTGACCCAGCGAAACTGCAGTCCAAGTCGAGCACACATACGTCCAATGTGGTGGAAAAATATATCAAACCTGTACTGTACTGTCAAGAAAATTTATTTCAACAATACCTACCTGTGGTACGTATTCTATGACAAAACTTTTCGCTTTTGTTTGAGTCTGCTTCGAGGGGAGTCGTGACTGTACTTACGGTCATTTAAATCTTAACCCTGCACTGCgtgaatttatttacacccacaaaTATTTGACGTGAAAAAATGATTACAACGCATTGACAACAGATATGTTTTGTCCTTAGGTCATAATGGTGAGCAAAAAGGGAATAAAGTCAGGAGTGTGCAAAAACGCTACATCATGCATTGTAGAGTACTATTTTTGTAAAACTTCAATCATCAGTGAATCACCTGGAATTATACActcattttcattttataaaaaacagaacaccttgagtatgttctgcagaaacgattagcattttcgATCACCTAATttcaacatgtgtcctgttgcttagttggcactgggtcctccatgggcgctCTTAACTTGTTCCATACgggatggcatcgatgcgtataaggtgGGATTATTGTCCTGGTATATAGCCGTCCATGCTGTATTCAtctcgttccacagttcatcatctttggttggcattgtgtcacagcgccgcacccgtcacttcatcacatcctacatattttcgattggcaacaagtcaggtgatcgggcgggccagggcaagagtctgacatcctgtgacaagaacGCACTACTTAAtcctgcggctgttccactagtagtttatgggacgtatcaatgaaaaatcacactacttacTGTAAAGCTGCGGCTGATCCACTAGTAGTTTGTGAGAAGTATCAACGAAAAATCACACTACTTaatgctgcggctgttccactagtagtttatgggacgtatcaatgaaaaatcacactaCTTAATGCTGCGGCTGATCCACTAGTAGTTTGTGAGAAGTATCAACGAAAAATCACACCACTTaatgctgcggctgttccactagtagtttatgggacgtatcaatgaaaaatcacactaCTGTaaagctgcggctgttccactagtagtTTGTGAGAAGTATCAACAAAAATCACACTACTTaatgctgcggctgttccactagtagtttatgggacgtatcaatgaaaaatcacactaCTGTaaagctgcggctgttccactagtagtTTGTGAGAAGTATCAACAAAAATCACACTACTTaatgctgcggctgttccactagtagtttatgggacgtatcaatgaaaaatcacactacttactgtaaagctgcggctgttccactagtagtTTGTGAGAAGCATCaacaaaaaatcacactacttaatgctgcggctgttccactagtagtTTATGGGACATATCAACAAAAAATCACACCACTTAATGCTGCGGCTGTTTCACTAGTAGTTTATGGGACGTATCAACGAAAAATTACACTACTTAATGCTGCGGCTGTTTCACTAGTAGTTTATGGGACGTATCaacaaaaaatcacactacttaaTGCTGCGGCTGATCCAATAGTAGTTTGTGAGAAGTATCAACGAAAAATCATACCACTTaatgctgcggctgttccactagtagtttatgggacgtatcaatgaaaaatcacactacttactgtaaagctgcggctgttccactagtagtTTGTGAGAAGCATCaacaaaaaatcacactacttaatgctgcggctgttccactagtagtTTATGGGACGAATCAACAAAAAGTCACACCACTTAATGCTGCAGCTGATCCAATAGTAGTTTATGGGACGTATCAACAAAAATCACACCACTTaatgctgcggctgttccactagtagtTTATGGGACGTATCAACGAAAAATTACACTACTTACTGTaaagctgcggctgttccactagtagtTTGTGAGAAGCATCaacaaaaaatcacactacttactGTAAAGCTGCGTCTGTTCCACTAGTAGTTTGTGAGAAGCATCAACAAAAATCACACCACTTaatgctgcggctgttccactagtagtTTATGGGACGTATCAACGAAAAATTACACTACTTACTGTaaagctgcggctgttccactagtagtTTGTGAGAAGTATCAACGAAAAATCACACCACTTaatgctgcggctgttccactagtagtttatgggacgtatcaatgaaaaatcacactaCTGTAAAGCTGCGGCTGTTTGCGGCTGTTTCACTAGTAGTTTGTGAGAAGCATCAACATAAAATCACACTACTTaatgctgcggctgttccactagtagtttatgggacgtatcaatgaaaaatcacactaCTGTaaagctgcggctgttccactagcaGTTTGTGAGAAGCATCaacaaaaaatcacactacttaatgctgcggctgttccactagtagtttatgggacgtatcaatgaaaaatcacactaCTGTaaagctgcggctgttccactagtagtTTGTGAGAAGCATCaacaaaaaatcacactacttaatgctgcggctgttccactagtagtTTGTGAGAAGCATCaacaaaaaatcacactacttaatgctgcggctgttccactagtagtTTATGGGACGAATCAACAAAAAATCACACCACTTAATGCTGCAGCTGATCCAATAGTAGTTTATGGGACGTATCAACAAAAATCACACCACTTaatgctgcggctgttccactagtagtTTATGGGACGTATCAACGAAAAATTACACTACTTACTGTaaagctgcggctgttccactagtagtTTGTGAGAAGCATCaacaaaaaatcacactacttactGTAAAGCTGCGTCTGTTCCACTAGTAGTTTGTGAGAAGCATCAACAAAAATCACACCACTTaatgctgcggctgttccactagtagtTTATGGGACGTATCAACGAAAAATTACACTACTTACTGTaaagctgcggctgttccactagtagtTTGTGAGAAGTATCAACGAAAAATCACACCACTTaatgctgcggctgttccactagtagtttatgggacgtatcaatgaaaaatcacactaCTGTAAAGCTGCGGCTGTTTGCGGCTGTTTCACTAGTAGTTTGTGAGAAGCATCaacaaaaaatcacactacttaatgctgcggctgttccactagtagtttatgggacgtatcaatgaaaaatcacactaCTGTaaagctgcggctgttccactagcaGTTTGTGAGAAGCATCaacaaaaaatcacactacttaatgctgcggctgttccactagtagtttatgggacgtatcaatgaaaaatcacactaCTGTaaagctgcggctgttccactagtagtTTGTGAGAAGCATCaacaaaaaatcacactacttaatgctgcggctgttccactagtagtTTATGGGACGTATCAACGGAAAATCACACTACTTACTGTAAAGCTGAGGCTGTTCCACTAGTAGTTTATGAGAAGTATCAACGAAAAATCACACTACCTaatgctgcggctgttccactagtagtTTATGGGACGTATCAACGAAAAAACACACTACTTACTGTaaagctgcggctgttccactagtaatTTATGGGacgtatcaatgaaaaatcacactacttaatgctgcggctgttccactagtagtttatgggacgtatcaaagaaaaatcacactacttactgtaaagctgcggctgttccactagtagtTTGTGAGAAGTATCaacaaaaaatcacactacttaatgctgcggctgttccactagtagtTTATGGGACGTATCAATGAAAAATCGCACTACTGTaaagctgcggctgttccactagtagtTTGTGAGAAGCATCaacaaaaaatcacactacttaatgctgcggctgttccattagtagtttatgggacgtatcaacgaaaaatcacactacttaatgctgcggctgttccactagtagtTTATGGGACTATCAACGGAAAATCACACTACTTATTGTaaagctgcggctgttccactagtagtTTATGAGAAGTATCAACGAAAAATCACACTACCTaatgctgcggctgttccactagtagtTTATGGGACGTATCAACGAAAAATCACACTACCTaatgctgcggctgttccacttATACAAGCAATCCGTGCGTAGTGTTCACTGATAAAACAATACGCACTCGCCTCCTAGCGTCCCAAATAATACACATCATATATTAGTTAGTATGGTTGTAATAAAACCTTGTAAAAAAgtacaaacgtgaagaaacacactttaatacacattcctctttcattttacactgcacaccctactttcctgtccataatttgctttgcagtacactacaacagtcttccccaagctgtgtgtgtgtgttaaaactaGCTTAAATGCGCGAAATAATCTCTCTACATCtatggatgtgacaggacagtacttgaattcgggagcgagtgtaggtatTAAAGCATTCTGATGGATCCAAactatcagtaccagccaaatatttgtttatagcctTCATTATATCATAGCTCGAATTTCGTTTGAAGACACCATGATATTTCGTTTAAGGACATATCCGAgctttcctgggataccttccagttcacgcttcacTTTCTCCGAGATGTCTAGCGAATCATCAAGACGGGACCCAGGTGTTCCCGAtatcttgattgattctggtatgatttggaagtgtgtctttgAACGGTTTCACTGCTGAAAGAGTTCTCGGCATTAATCACTTTACATTTTCtggaagactgcttgtaaaacatgttaaatatGCATAATAGAAGTCGAAGACATGCACACTAAATCCGACAtgtgaaatgtatgcactaatctgaAATATATGCAattatgcactattaaacttaatgaacgtccaatttcaccttcaaacgcacttacTTGTCGGTTTTGGACGTGTACATATCAGCAAGAAAAAAATCCATTTGCATACACATCCGATGTCCAGTTACGACTTCCCTTAATTAAGAAGCTTAGTATTGTATTCGATAGCAACACTGTAAATTGTGATTTTATTCCTTTACAGATGGCGGGTGGAGAAACAAGACCAGCACCTCCAGCATGGGTGAATGAGGACTTCATCCAGAATGCTTTGCGGGAAGGTGATGGGGACCCTACTCTCAAAGTGTTTTCGTGTGAGGTCCGGTGGGCAAACACCGTAGGGGACAACTATGGTAGCGATATGTATCGTGCTGTGGCTACTCTCGAAAGTGGAGAGCGGCGCTCGATGATCGTCAAGTGTCATCCCCATGGCAACATTACAGAAGCTGTGATGAAGAAGTGGCAAGCTTTCGAAAAGGAAATTAACATGTTTACTCACACTTTACCAGCGATGCACAGTCTGCTAGAAGAGGTCGCCCCAGGTAAATTCAAACCCTTCTCGTCAAGATGCCTCCATATTGGTGAGTCTCCGGTGCCGTTTCTAGTCCTGGAAGATTTGAAAGAAGCTGGTTTTATAACTCTTCAGAAACAGAAAAGGCTTGATGTCAAACACAGTTTGTGCGCAGTTACTACTCTCGCGCGCTTCCATGCTACGTCATTGGTTCTGTATGATCAGGATCCAACCAGTTTAGAATACTATGATGAGGGTCTTTACCGCCCATCGATGCGAGAGGATATTGGGGGAATAATAGAGGGTTCAGTTAGGTCTCTTCAGGCTGAAGTAGCGAAGTGGCCAGGTTATGAAGAGTATGCTCAGAAATTGAAAAATCTCGAGAACACGTGTTTTGACCGGCTTGTGGAAGTGTGCCGGCGTAAAGATGGTGGATTCAATACTCTTATTCACGGAGATCCCTGGACGACTAACATGATGTTCAAGTATTCAGATAGTGAACTGATCGACTTCAGATTGGTAGACTTTCAAACAGCCCATTACTCGTCTCCGGCACTCGACCTGCAGTACTTCTTCCATACCTGTGTGTCTGACGAGGTGTACACAGATCACTTACAGGACCTCATACGGGAATACCACAGCACTTTCATTCGAGCTTTGGATGCACTCGGATGCACTAAATACCACATAACACTCAACGAAATTAAAAGAGAAATGGACAATCATATGTATTTTGCATTCTTTGCTGCCTCTACAGTCTTACCTGTCATTTTATCAGAACCCGAAGAAGGGTACAACGTTGAAGAATCCCTAAAGAACAAGGAAATGCATACTGGTGGTAAGATTTACTCAGGAGAGACCTATTGTAAAGctatcaaaatatttctccccttgTTTGTAAGCAAAGGAATACTGTAATCCAGAGATCAGAAATTCAGAACCAGTTTTATCAACTTACTTTAATTTCTGCAGGCTTTTTCCACTTTTGAGCAGTTGCCTGTTCTCAGATGAAACATATTCCTTTCCTGCCAGTCTTCTTCGAATTGACCTTTCCTTTCCATGGCTTTAGCAATCGTTCCCCTCCCTTGGTCTCCCACGACATAataatgggataatcgaatacttttaattcGAATAACCTCCGTCTGATTAtttaaatattagaaaaaataatcgaatgaattaatggaatgagtttcaaatatcgttCAGTTGTGTAGTACAGAATAACAGGATACGTCGTGAATGTCGTTTCCAGTTCAactgtgtcggatggataatcgattgaaataagcgaatggCTGAATTCTTACGGAAAATAGGAAAACGCCTTTAAAAAAAATGAATCTCCATATGTTGaaagtaaatgagtgaattaaGTATCGTAATCTT containing:
- the LOC136876484 gene encoding uncharacterized protein — its product is MAGGETRPAPPAWVNEDFIQNALREGDGDPTLKVFSCEVRWANTVGDNYGSDMYRAVATLESGERRSMIVKCHPHGNITEAVMKKWQAFEKEINMFTHTLPAMHSLLEEVAPGKFKPFSSRCLHIGESPVPFLVLEDLKEAGFITLQKQKRLDVKHSLCAVTTLARFHATSLVLYDQDPTSLEYYDEGLYRPSMREDIGGIIEGSVRSLQAEVAKWPGYEEYAQKLKNLENTCFDRLVEVCRRKDGGFNTLIHGDPWTTNMMFKYSDSELIDFRLVDFQTAHYSSPALDLQYFFHTCVSDEVYTDHLQDLIREYHSTFIRALDALGCTKYHITLNEIKREMDNHMYFAFFAASTVLPVILSEPEEGYNVEESLKNKEMHTGGKIYSGETYCKAIKIFLPLFVSKGIL